Proteins co-encoded in one Candidatus Flexicrinis proximus genomic window:
- a CDS encoding DUF4188 domain-containing protein: protein MAASVFNGRYTANLEGDFVVFLIGARINSWRKILRLAWIGEANSAMYRVLEANPDYGYLGGEAFTRNFFRESINITYWRSYDHLERFARSQDDPHLEAWRRFNREIASDGSFGIWHETYLVKAGNFESVYGNMPRFGLAKAAAHLPMTGRKQTARGRLTGEELSAPADVVTY, encoded by the coding sequence ATGGCTGCATCAGTATTCAATGGACGCTACACCGCCAACCTCGAAGGGGATTTCGTCGTTTTTCTGATTGGCGCCCGCATCAACTCCTGGCGCAAAATACTCCGGTTGGCCTGGATCGGGGAGGCAAACAGCGCCATGTACCGCGTGCTGGAAGCCAACCCGGATTACGGGTATCTGGGTGGCGAGGCCTTTACCCGCAATTTCTTCCGCGAATCCATCAACATTACCTACTGGCGCTCCTACGACCATCTCGAACGGTTCGCCCGCAGTCAGGATGACCCGCATCTGGAAGCCTGGCGGCGATTCAACCGGGAGATTGCCAGCGACGGCAGTTTCGGCATCTGGCACGAGACTTATCTGGTCAAAGCCGGTAATTTTGAGAGTGTGTACGGCAACATGCCGCGCTTTGGGCTGGCGAAGGCGGCGGCCCATCTGCCGATGACGGGGCGCAAGCAGACCGCTCGCGGACGTCTGACCGGCGAGGAGCTGTCCGCCCCGGCCGATGTTGTCACGTATTGA
- a CDS encoding TetR/AcrR family transcriptional regulator, whose protein sequence is MDDTTPRERRGERTRQSILEAALALVIEKGLNKLSLREIARRADYSPAGLYEYFASKDAIIDALICDASDRFFTHLSRVSTALPVDEYLVELGMTYIEFAHLNPDHFMMMFTHYQALPVVNLSDFAPSGGSNAYGLLMDAVQRALDSGLFQAQPGYDKVGMTYSFWSLVHGLAILQATYLRQFTWDFATADRQAIRTFIEGLRRG, encoded by the coding sequence ATGGATGATACAACGCCACGCGAGCGCCGCGGTGAGCGCACCCGGCAGTCCATCCTTGAGGCTGCGCTGGCGCTGGTCATTGAAAAAGGCCTGAATAAGCTGTCCCTGCGCGAAATCGCCCGGCGTGCGGATTACAGCCCGGCCGGGTTGTATGAATACTTCGCCAGCAAGGACGCGATCATCGACGCGCTGATCTGCGATGCCAGCGACCGCTTCTTCACGCACTTGAGCCGCGTCTCGACGGCGCTGCCGGTGGACGAGTATCTGGTCGAACTGGGTATGACCTACATCGAATTCGCCCACCTCAATCCCGATCACTTCATGATGATGTTCACCCATTATCAGGCGCTGCCGGTGGTTAACCTGTCCGATTTCGCGCCGTCCGGCGGCTCGAATGCCTATGGACTGCTGATGGATGCCGTGCAGCGCGCGCTCGACAGCGGATTGTTTCAGGCCCAGCCCGGCTATGACAAAGTGGGCATGACCTACAGTTTCTGGTCGCTCGTACACGGTCTTGCGATCCTCCAGGCGACCTATCTGCGCCAGTTCACGTGGGATTTTGCCACGGCGGATCGTCAGGCGATCAGGACGTTTATCGAAGGGCTGCGGCGGGGATAG
- a CDS encoding dihydrofolate reductase yields the protein MRKLVVGAFVTLDGVMQAPGGPNEDREGGFQHGGWLVPFFDERFGEIMAEWTKRAGAFLLGRKTYEIFAASWPNSDDPEEPLNNLPKFVASRTLDKVDWNNSSLLKGDVSQEVAKLKAQEGGEIQVHGSGNLVQTLLQHDLVDTLRIWQFPVVLGTGKRLFGEGTIPLSFRLVDTQLNTMGAVLHVYERAGSLTYGEVEVGQETVIFDSESSLHAGDEDKEAR from the coding sequence ATGAGGAAATTAGTTGTTGGCGCTTTCGTGACCCTGGATGGTGTCATGCAGGCACCCGGCGGTCCCAACGAGGACCGCGAAGGCGGCTTCCAACACGGCGGGTGGTTAGTCCCCTTCTTCGACGAGAGGTTCGGCGAGATTATGGCTGAGTGGACCAAGCGCGCCGGCGCGTTTCTTCTCGGTCGGAAGACTTACGAAATCTTCGCGGCCTCCTGGCCCAATTCTGATGATCCGGAGGAACCGCTCAACAACCTTCCGAAGTTCGTCGCATCCAGGACGCTCGACAAGGTCGACTGGAACAATTCCTCTCTGCTTAAGGGCGATGTTTCCCAAGAAGTTGCGAAGCTCAAGGCACAGGAAGGCGGCGAGATTCAGGTCCACGGCAGTGGCAACCTCGTCCAAACCCTGCTTCAGCACGATCTCGTCGATACCTTGCGTATTTGGCAGTTTCCAGTCGTTCTCGGTACCGGTAAGCGTCTGTTCGGGGAAGGCACGATCCCGCTCAGTTTTCGCCTGGTCGACACACAGCTGAACACGATGGGTGCAGTTCTGCATGTATACGAGCGCGCCGGCAGCCTCACGTACGGTGAGGTAGAGGTGGGCCAGGAGACCGTGATCTTTGATTCCGAGTCATCACTCCACGCCGGTGATGAAGACAAAGAGGCGCGATAA
- a CDS encoding copper-translocating P-type ATPase has translation MSETALKQLKLIELPITGMTCASCVRNVERALTKADGVGAATVNLATERASVQFDPETVAVPQLIERVKNAGYGIALANIELPITGMTCASCVRNVERAVGKQQGVLEVVVNLATEKASVQYLPNVVRRGDLIKAVENAGYGVLDLSNADVPEDAERAARQAEIDRQRRMVLTGALFTIPLFLLSMGRDLYMTSFMGTDMGGMILSGSMAGPTPALDWLLWSGFPFVFFLLATPVQLIVGRQYTVGAWKAARNNGVANMDTLIALGSWAAYLYSIVVLAGIVLNLSGIGAHVYFETSAVILTLITLGKLLEARAKGRTSEAIKKLMGLTPKTATMLRDGSEVEVAIDDVVIGDTLIVRPGERVPVDGIVIDGRSSVDESMLTGESLPVTKKTGSEVIGATINKQGRLVIEARRVGAETALAQIVRLVEQAQGSKAPIQRVADQVSGVFVPVVLVLAALTFLGWLVIGQIGFTGAMVNAVAVLVIACPCALGLATPTAIMVGTGRGAEMGILFKNSEALESAKRTQVVALDKTGTITRGEPNVTDVIALGGIPEAEMLRLTATAERGSEHPLGQAVVRAAQERGMTLGQPQTFEAESGRGVRAMFDGQTVLVGSPRFIREQGYDLAAHQTQIEGLQERARTVVLTLIDGRLSGILGIADTVKDGSREAIAELRRQGLEVVMVTGDNERTAQAIASEVGIDRVMAEVLPNHKVDVVKQLQSEGKRVAMVGDGINDAPALAQADVGIAIGTGTDIAMEASDVTLVSGDLRGVARAITLSRATMRTIYQNLFWALIYNVILIPVAMAGALVPMLAAGAMAFSSVFVVTNSLRLAKTSLRRFQGEPSDSLETYQTPTENPSPAL, from the coding sequence ATGTCCGAAACAGCGCTCAAACAACTCAAACTCATCGAACTGCCGATCACCGGCATGACCTGCGCCAGCTGCGTCCGCAACGTCGAACGCGCGCTGACAAAAGCCGACGGGGTCGGCGCGGCGACCGTTAACCTGGCGACCGAGCGGGCCAGCGTCCAGTTCGACCCCGAGACGGTTGCCGTGCCGCAGCTGATCGAGCGCGTGAAGAACGCGGGCTACGGCATTGCGCTGGCGAACATCGAGCTGCCGATCACCGGCATGACCTGCGCCAGCTGCGTCCGCAACGTCGAGCGGGCCGTCGGCAAGCAGCAGGGCGTGCTGGAGGTAGTGGTTAATCTGGCTACCGAAAAGGCGTCGGTTCAATACCTGCCAAATGTCGTGCGCCGTGGCGACCTGATCAAAGCGGTCGAGAACGCGGGCTACGGCGTGCTGGATTTGTCTAACGCCGATGTCCCCGAAGATGCCGAACGAGCCGCCCGTCAGGCAGAGATTGACCGGCAGCGCCGGATGGTGCTGACCGGCGCCTTGTTTACCATTCCACTATTTCTGCTCAGCATGGGCCGCGACCTGTATATGACAAGCTTCATGGGGACCGACATGGGGGGAATGATCCTGTCGGGGAGCATGGCCGGCCCAACGCCGGCGCTCGACTGGCTGCTGTGGAGCGGCTTCCCGTTCGTGTTCTTCCTGCTGGCCACACCAGTGCAGCTGATCGTCGGCCGGCAGTATACGGTCGGCGCGTGGAAGGCGGCCCGTAATAACGGCGTCGCCAATATGGACACGCTGATCGCGCTCGGCTCGTGGGCGGCGTACCTCTACAGCATCGTCGTCCTGGCCGGTATCGTGCTGAACCTGAGCGGCATTGGCGCGCACGTCTATTTCGAAACATCGGCGGTGATCCTGACGCTGATCACGCTCGGTAAGCTGCTGGAAGCACGCGCCAAGGGCCGTACCAGCGAAGCCATCAAGAAGCTGATGGGCCTGACGCCCAAGACCGCTACCATGCTGCGTGACGGCAGCGAAGTTGAGGTGGCGATCGACGACGTGGTAATCGGCGACACGCTGATCGTCCGCCCCGGCGAACGCGTCCCGGTAGACGGCATCGTGATCGACGGCCGCTCGTCCGTGGATGAGTCGATGCTGACTGGCGAGAGTCTGCCGGTGACCAAGAAGACCGGCAGCGAGGTGATCGGCGCAACCATCAACAAGCAGGGACGGCTGGTGATTGAAGCGCGGCGCGTTGGCGCAGAGACCGCGCTGGCGCAAATCGTGCGGCTGGTCGAACAGGCGCAAGGTTCGAAGGCGCCTATTCAGCGCGTGGCCGACCAGGTTTCCGGCGTATTTGTCCCGGTCGTGCTGGTGCTGGCGGCGCTGACGTTCCTCGGCTGGCTGGTCATCGGCCAAATCGGATTTACGGGAGCGATGGTCAACGCCGTGGCGGTGCTGGTGATCGCCTGCCCGTGCGCGCTGGGATTAGCCACGCCAACGGCGATCATGGTCGGCACGGGGCGCGGCGCGGAAATGGGTATCCTGTTCAAGAACAGCGAAGCGCTGGAAAGCGCCAAGCGTACGCAGGTCGTCGCCCTCGATAAGACCGGCACGATCACCCGCGGCGAGCCGAACGTGACGGATGTCATTGCCCTGGGGGGTATCCCTGAGGCCGAAATGCTGCGCCTGACGGCGACTGCCGAGCGCGGCAGCGAACACCCGCTGGGTCAGGCGGTCGTGCGGGCGGCGCAGGAGCGGGGCATGACCCTCGGCCAGCCGCAGACATTTGAGGCGGAGTCCGGCCGCGGCGTACGGGCGATGTTCGACGGCCAGACCGTATTGGTCGGGAGTCCGCGTTTCATCCGCGAGCAGGGATATGATCTGGCGGCCCACCAAACGCAGATCGAGGGCCTGCAGGAGCGGGCGCGCACGGTGGTGCTGACGCTGATCGACGGCAGGCTGTCCGGCATCCTGGGCATCGCCGACACGGTGAAAGACGGCTCGCGGGAGGCGATCGCGGAGCTGCGGCGGCAGGGGCTCGAAGTCGTCATGGTCACCGGCGACAACGAACGCACCGCGCAGGCGATTGCCAGCGAAGTGGGGATCGACCGCGTGATGGCCGAAGTGCTGCCTAACCATAAGGTAGACGTGGTCAAGCAGCTGCAGAGCGAAGGCAAACGCGTGGCGATGGTCGGCGACGGCATCAACGACGCCCCCGCGCTGGCGCAGGCGGATGTTGGAATTGCCATTGGCACGGGGACGGATATCGCGATGGAAGCGTCGGATGTGACGCTGGTGAGCGGCGATCTGCGCGGGGTGGCGCGTGCGATCACGTTGAGCCGGGCGACGATGCGCACGATCTACCAGAACCTGTTCTGGGCACTGATCTATAACGTCATCCTGATCCCTGTGGCTATGGCTGGCGCGCTGGTGCCGATGCTGGCTGCCGGAGCGATGGCGTTCTCGTCGGTATTTGTGGTGACCAATAGTCTTCGGCTGGCAAAGACATCGCTCCGGCGGTTTCAGGGTGAGCCGTCAGATAGCCTGGAAACGTATCAGACACCGACAGAAAACCCGTCTCCCGCACTTTGA
- a CDS encoding extracellular solute-binding protein: MRTIRTITFVALLAMMLVGYSLPIGAQDAAGALPAYTGGPAEIRMGWWGNDDRAARTLAVIELFEAAYPDIQVVGEPNGGTPDHFQIIDTQLASNNAPDIIQFGGNWPDYAQYLEPLNEYLGQQLMIDTPETFDQTALIPATDADGNLFAISLGTNTLVLAYNKTVIEAAGVALPEDNMTWEELLDYGRELKAALPEGVAPFVDNGMNQANYLSYFYTQQGTPIWTNDDGGTSYATVESAQAWIQMWADMRAEGLIPDADTTYTYTEDGPDSSALVAGDGAIALMWSNQAASYQAAMTDELGLTTLPAGGEPAYAIQMSQYLGINKDSANKEAAALFVNFFVTSPEAGAILQTNRGIPSSPVVREAISETATPTDAAVYRIYNVIADRTIPQGPNLPNDQEFVNELELIGQAVAYGTSSVEQAAADLQALIERLAVK; this comes from the coding sequence ATGAGAACTATTCGCACAATCACGTTCGTGGCGCTGCTCGCGATGATGCTCGTGGGCTACAGCCTGCCGATCGGGGCGCAGGACGCCGCCGGCGCACTCCCCGCGTATACTGGCGGGCCGGCCGAAATCCGCATGGGCTGGTGGGGCAACGACGATCGCGCCGCCAGAACGCTGGCCGTGATCGAGCTGTTCGAAGCCGCGTATCCCGACATTCAGGTCGTGGGCGAGCCGAACGGCGGCACGCCGGACCACTTCCAGATCATCGACACGCAGCTGGCCAGCAATAACGCCCCCGACATCATCCAATTCGGTGGCAACTGGCCTGATTACGCGCAGTACCTTGAGCCGCTGAATGAGTATCTGGGCCAGCAGCTCATGATCGACACCCCCGAGACCTTCGACCAAACCGCGCTGATCCCCGCGACGGACGCCGATGGCAATCTGTTTGCCATCAGCCTGGGCACCAACACGCTGGTCCTCGCCTATAACAAGACAGTGATCGAAGCGGCGGGCGTCGCACTGCCTGAAGACAACATGACCTGGGAAGAACTGCTGGATTACGGCCGCGAGCTGAAGGCTGCGCTCCCCGAAGGCGTCGCGCCTTTTGTGGATAACGGCATGAACCAGGCCAACTACCTCAGCTACTTCTACACCCAGCAGGGCACCCCGATCTGGACGAATGACGACGGCGGCACCTCCTACGCGACAGTAGAGTCGGCCCAGGCATGGATTCAGATGTGGGCCGATATGCGCGCCGAAGGCCTGATCCCCGACGCGGACACCACCTATACCTACACCGAAGACGGCCCGGACAGCTCGGCTCTCGTGGCGGGCGATGGGGCGATCGCCTTGATGTGGAGCAACCAGGCGGCATCCTACCAGGCGGCCATGACCGACGAACTCGGTCTGACGACGCTCCCCGCGGGCGGCGAACCTGCGTATGCGATCCAGATGAGCCAGTACCTGGGCATCAACAAGGACAGCGCGAACAAGGAAGCCGCGGCGCTGTTCGTCAACTTCTTCGTCACCAGCCCTGAGGCCGGCGCGATTCTGCAGACCAACCGCGGTATCCCGTCTTCGCCGGTCGTACGTGAGGCCATCTCTGAGACGGCCACCCCGACCGACGCAGCAGTCTACCGGATCTACAACGTGATCGCTGACCGCACCATCCCGCAGGGGCCGAACCTCCCGAACGATCAGGAATTCGTCAACGAACTCGAACTGATCGGTCAGGCAGTCGCCTACGGCACGAGCTCGGTCGAGCAGGCTGCGGCGGATCTGCAGGCGCTGATCGAGCGGCTGGCCGTCAAGTAA
- a CDS encoding carbohydrate ABC transporter permease yields the protein MKARETIRYSLTHIFIIALGLFMLYPIVWMIISSFKPNNMIFSDPGLIPRAVTIENYLSGWKGYAGTTFGSFFANSLLLCGLAVIGNLITCSMAAYAFARLDFIGKRFWFGVMLVTLMLPAHVTLVPRYIMFNSFGWVGSFLPLVGPKFLATDAFFVFLLVQFIRSLPKEVEEAAIIDGCGKFGVYLRIILPLAVPALVTTALFTFLWTWDDFFNHLLYLTRPDTFTVSRALRTFVGDAGAVSNWGGALAMSTLSVVPAFILFFSLQRYFVQGITTTGLKG from the coding sequence ATGAAAGCGAGAGAGACAATCCGCTATTCTCTGACGCACATTTTCATCATCGCGCTGGGGCTGTTCATGCTCTACCCGATCGTCTGGATGATCATCAGCTCGTTCAAGCCCAATAACATGATCTTCAGCGATCCGGGGTTGATCCCGCGGGCCGTGACCATCGAAAACTACTTGTCGGGGTGGAAAGGCTACGCCGGGACAACCTTCGGGTCATTCTTCGCGAACTCGCTGTTGTTGTGCGGCCTGGCGGTCATCGGGAACCTGATCACGTGTTCGATGGCGGCCTACGCGTTCGCCCGGCTTGATTTCATAGGGAAGCGCTTCTGGTTCGGGGTCATGCTGGTCACGCTGATGCTGCCGGCACACGTCACGCTGGTGCCGCGCTATATCATGTTCAACTCTTTCGGCTGGGTGGGGTCATTCCTGCCGCTGGTCGGGCCGAAGTTCCTGGCAACAGACGCGTTCTTCGTGTTCCTGCTCGTGCAGTTCATCCGCAGCCTTCCGAAAGAAGTCGAAGAAGCTGCGATCATCGACGGGTGCGGCAAGTTCGGCGTCTACCTGCGGATCATCCTGCCGCTGGCAGTTCCGGCGCTGGTGACGACCGCGCTGTTTACCTTCCTGTGGACGTGGGACGACTTCTTCAACCACCTGCTGTATCTCACTCGGCCCGATACGTTCACGGTATCGAGAGCACTCCGCACATTCGTTGGCGACGCCGGCGCCGTGTCTAACTGGGGCGGAGCGTTGGCGATGTCCACGCTGTCGGTCGTCCCAGCCTTTATTCTGTTTTTCTCCCTGCAGAGATACTTCGTACAGGGTATCACAACCACCGGCTTAAAGGGTTAA
- a CDS encoding sugar ABC transporter permease produces the protein MFLTPWLVGFFLFTLYPMVYSLLLSFTDYDFTKPDATQWIGLGNYVKMFGSVVGLSEFTAATGEVMRVDPYYMKSLSVTFTYVFVSVPLKLLFALAIAMLLNQKLRGVPFYRAVYYIPTLLGGSIAIAVLWRKLFEKDGLVNGVLAALGFTDLPSWITNPNYALATLILLSVWQFGSSMIIFLAGLKQIPQEYYDAASVDGANNVQQFFAITIPLLSPVILFNLIIQIIGAFQAFTQAYVIGGGRGGVLNSTLFYTLHMYIQGWAYHEMGYASAMAWVLLLIIGVLTVIVFRSSNWWVSYGVGE, from the coding sequence ATGTTTCTCACGCCGTGGCTGGTGGGTTTCTTCCTGTTCACGCTGTACCCGATGGTGTACTCGCTGCTGCTCAGCTTCACGGATTACGATTTCACAAAACCCGATGCGACGCAGTGGATCGGCCTGGGCAATTACGTGAAGATGTTCGGGTCAGTGGTCGGGCTGTCCGAGTTCACGGCGGCCACCGGCGAGGTGATGCGGGTAGACCCGTATTATATGAAGTCGCTGTCGGTGACGTTCACGTATGTGTTCGTGTCGGTGCCGCTGAAGCTGCTGTTTGCGCTGGCCATTGCGATGCTGCTAAACCAGAAACTGCGCGGCGTGCCGTTCTACCGTGCCGTGTATTACATCCCCACCCTCCTCGGCGGCTCGATCGCAATCGCGGTGCTGTGGAGGAAGCTGTTCGAGAAGGACGGCCTGGTCAACGGGGTGCTGGCGGCGCTCGGTTTCACCGACCTGCCAAGCTGGATCACCAACCCCAATTATGCGCTCGCGACGCTGATCCTGCTGTCGGTGTGGCAGTTCGGCTCGTCGATGATCATCTTCCTGGCAGGGCTGAAGCAGATTCCGCAGGAATACTACGATGCGGCGAGCGTGGACGGCGCGAACAATGTCCAGCAGTTCTTCGCCATCACGATCCCGCTGCTCTCGCCGGTGATCCTGTTCAACCTGATCATCCAGATCATCGGGGCGTTCCAGGCGTTCACGCAGGCCTACGTGATCGGCGGCGGCCGGGGCGGCGTCCTGAACTCCACGTTGTTCTACACGCTGCACATGTATATCCAGGGCTGGGCGTACCACGAGATGGGGTACGCGTCCGCGATGGCCTGGGTGCTGCTGCTGATCATCGGGGTGCTGACGGTGATTGTCTTCCGGTCATCGAACTGGTGGGTATCTTACGGGGTCGGAGAATAA
- a CDS encoding LacI family DNA-binding transcriptional regulator: MTRRKDNFNRPTQIDVARRAGVSRSTVSYVLNDETKLKIQISDETRQRVRDAIAELGYEPDARAQSLRSGSTNIVGVIIPAIQNPFFWQMLSGISDGLQEAGYSLHLTHHPLDLQQEASTIRALTRQPVDGFILLAAAKYLLPRLTDYLRKSGRPLVEITSAKAEFDHVVHAYNSGTRALMAHLLELGHRRIGFVYGIAREVQGFDRLLTYREALENAGLAVDKSLEAHFGETLEEAYRAAYAMLDRPDRPTALLVINDMLAVAVIRAAADLGLSIPGDLSVASFDDIPSASYTVPRLTTVSGKAEESGRDAVRLLLNRFAEPDLPQQVTTAKVELIIRESTGPACLPEER; this comes from the coding sequence ATGACAAGACGTAAAGATAATTTCAACCGACCCACTCAAATCGATGTTGCGCGCAGGGCCGGGGTCTCGCGGTCCACGGTTTCGTATGTGCTGAACGACGAGACCAAGCTGAAGATTCAGATTTCAGACGAAACGCGGCAGCGGGTCAGAGATGCCATTGCAGAGCTCGGTTATGAGCCGGATGCACGGGCACAGTCTTTGCGTTCGGGGAGCACCAATATCGTCGGGGTCATCATCCCGGCGATCCAGAATCCGTTTTTCTGGCAAATGCTGTCCGGCATCTCCGACGGGCTGCAGGAGGCCGGTTACAGCCTGCACCTTACGCACCACCCGCTCGATCTGCAGCAGGAAGCCAGCACGATTCGCGCCTTAACGCGCCAGCCGGTGGATGGATTTATCCTGCTGGCGGCGGCCAAGTACCTCCTGCCCAGACTGACCGACTATCTGCGGAAGTCCGGCCGGCCACTGGTCGAAATCACATCGGCCAAGGCGGAGTTTGACCACGTCGTCCACGCCTATAACAGCGGGACACGCGCGCTGATGGCGCATCTGCTGGAGCTTGGTCACCGGCGAATCGGATTTGTGTACGGCATCGCCCGCGAAGTACAAGGCTTTGACCGCCTGCTGACCTACCGCGAGGCGCTGGAGAATGCCGGGCTGGCGGTCGACAAATCGCTGGAGGCGCACTTCGGCGAAACGCTGGAGGAGGCCTACCGCGCGGCGTATGCCATGCTCGACCGGCCGGACCGACCGACGGCGCTGCTGGTGATCAACGATATGCTGGCAGTGGCCGTGATACGCGCAGCCGCAGATCTCGGCTTATCAATTCCAGGCGACCTGTCGGTTGCGAGCTTCGACGACATCCCAAGCGCCAGCTACACCGTGCCGCGGCTCACCACGGTTTCCGGAAAAGCGGAGGAAAGCGGGCGCGATGCGGTGCGGCTACTACTCAATCGCTTCGCGGAGCCGGATTTGCCGCAGCAGGTGACCACGGCCAAGGTCGAACTGATTATCCGGGAGTCGACCGGCCCGGCGTGTCTCCCGGAGGAAAGATAG
- a CDS encoding family 78 glycoside hydrolase catalytic domain has protein sequence MGRRWAAKYLTPYCNAYDQWIQYQTFDITGQLTPGPNLISVMLGNGWYKGRYGANGGSVGFYGDRFALICELHITLENGDELIVVTDPSWQAQPSPVIMSDIFDGETCDARITRAVSPETASGVRRIEIDTSRLEARRSLPAFIQEELRPVALIHTPAGETVLDMGQNMTGWMRFRTSAPAGTRIHLQFGEVLQGGNFFRDNLRTAKAEYIYIAGGTDALVEPYFSFYGFRYVKVSGWVGDLSLDDFTGCVVYSQMDITGEIETSNAKVNQLFRNAMWSQKGNFLDIPTDCPQRDERLGWTGDIQVFSGTACFNMDSAAFLSKFAYDLAKEQSKTGGMVPHIVPMSNLFKGGSAAWGDVATILPWNLYEFYGDVDILDQQFESMRAWVDYIRAIDDSTGGRHLWTEGVHFGDWLALDASDPVSRKGGTPHEFIASAFYCYSAGLVARAAAVLGRPEQADAYARLSADVKAAIQTEFFTATGRLAVPTQTGYVLALYMDLVPDAFRERVTHDFIARLREDNSHLRTGFVGTPYLCRVLSNIGANDLAYRLLLNEDYPRGCMPSTWAPPPFGSAGTRSARMDRSVRPA, from the coding sequence ATGGGACGAAGGTGGGCGGCGAAGTACCTTACGCCCTACTGCAATGCCTACGATCAGTGGATCCAGTATCAGACCTTCGACATCACCGGTCAGCTTACACCCGGCCCGAACCTGATCTCCGTCATGCTCGGCAACGGCTGGTACAAGGGCCGCTACGGCGCCAATGGTGGCAGCGTAGGCTTCTACGGCGACCGCTTTGCCCTGATCTGCGAGCTGCATATCACCCTCGAAAATGGCGACGAGCTGATCGTCGTCACGGACCCGTCCTGGCAAGCGCAGCCTTCCCCGGTCATCATGAGCGACATCTTCGACGGTGAGACCTGCGACGCGCGCATCACCAGGGCCGTGTCGCCGGAAACAGCCTCCGGCGTGCGGCGCATCGAGATCGACACAAGCCGCCTGGAGGCCAGGAGATCGCTGCCGGCCTTTATCCAGGAGGAACTCCGCCCCGTGGCGCTGATCCACACGCCCGCAGGCGAGACCGTCCTCGACATGGGACAGAACATGACCGGCTGGATGCGTTTCAGGACCAGCGCGCCGGCCGGCACCCGCATCCACCTCCAGTTCGGCGAGGTGCTGCAAGGGGGCAACTTCTTCCGCGATAACCTGCGCACGGCCAAAGCCGAATATATCTATATCGCCGGCGGCACCGATGCGCTTGTCGAACCGTATTTCTCCTTCTATGGGTTCCGCTATGTCAAGGTCTCAGGCTGGGTAGGCGATCTAAGCCTCGACGATTTCACCGGCTGCGTCGTCTATTCGCAGATGGACATCACCGGCGAGATTGAGACCTCCAACGCCAAGGTCAACCAGCTCTTCAGGAATGCCATGTGGAGCCAGAAGGGGAATTTCCTCGACATCCCGACCGATTGCCCGCAGCGCGATGAACGCCTGGGGTGGACCGGCGACATTCAGGTATTCTCCGGTACGGCCTGCTTCAATATGGATTCTGCGGCGTTCCTGTCCAAGTTCGCCTATGACCTGGCAAAGGAACAGTCCAAGACCGGCGGCATGGTGCCGCACATCGTCCCGATGTCCAATCTGTTCAAAGGCGGTTCCGCCGCCTGGGGCGATGTGGCGACCATCCTCCCCTGGAACCTGTACGAGTTCTACGGGGATGTCGATATCCTCGATCAGCAGTTTGAGAGTATGCGCGCCTGGGTCGATTACATCCGGGCCATTGACGACTCCACCGGCGGCCGGCACTTGTGGACCGAAGGCGTCCACTTTGGCGACTGGCTGGCGCTGGACGCCTCCGACCCCGTTTCGCGCAAGGGCGGGACCCCTCACGAATTCATCGCTTCGGCCTTCTACTGCTACTCGGCAGGGCTGGTGGCCCGGGCTGCGGCCGTGCTGGGCAGGCCGGAACAAGCCGATGCCTACGCGCGCCTCTCTGCGGATGTCAAAGCGGCGATCCAGACCGAGTTTTTCACCGCGACCGGACGCTTGGCCGTCCCCACCCAGACCGGCTATGTCCTGGCGCTGTACATGGATCTGGTGCCGGATGCTTTCCGCGAGCGGGTGACGCACGACTTCATCGCAAGGCTTAGGGAAGACAATAGCCACCTGCGCACCGGCTTTGTCGGCACCCCCTATCTCTGCCGGGTGCTGTCGAATATCGGCGCCAACGACCTCGCCTACCGGCTGCTGCTCAACGAGGATTACCCTCGTGGTTGTATGCCATCAACCTGGGCGCCACCACCATTTGGGAGCGCTGGAACTCGCTCAGCCCGGATGGATCGATCAGTTCGACCGGCATGA